DNA from Ruficoccus amylovorans:
TTCGTAAACCTGCTACTCTGGGAAAACCTTAACCAGGCACGTTTTATCGACGCCCACCCTAACATTCTGAGCAAGGCCCCCATCCTCGAGAGGCTCGGCGAAATCATCCAGCAAGGCATCAAACAAGGCGAGATCGACAAAAGTGTGGATGCGCGCCACCTGCTCATCCTGCTCATCGGAGTCTGCTTCATCTACTTTTCCAACCGCCACACGCTCAGACACTCCTTTAACCTCGACCTTAATCGTCCCTCCATCCTGAACCAGGGGCTCCAACTCGCCCAAAACGTGATGATTAACGGGCTCATCAAACCCGATACTTCCGGCAAACGCTAAGAGTCACACCTCTCGCCCAAGTGTAACACCTTCCCGCCCGGCACATGACATCCTGTGCCGGGCTTTTTGTCCAAGCCATGCGGTCACACTCATTCGGGGCGCAAGTCCAGGACCATATTTCCGTCAACCGTCCAGTCCACGGGCACAACGCACT
Protein-coding regions in this window:
- a CDS encoding TetR/AcrR family transcriptional regulator; the protein is MTQKAQKRIKRDPERTRTALLNAGIELFSSRGYDGVSVDEIVAHAGFNKRMLYHYFENKDGLYVEVLRHVFAKLEACEIKSVENASDTKVAIKEILARYFDFLQQNPDFVNLLLWENLNQARFIDAHPNILSKAPILERLGEIIQQGIKQGEIDKSVDARHLLILLIGVCFIYFSNRHTLRHSFNLDLNRPSILNQGLQLAQNVMINGLIKPDTSGKR